A stretch of DNA from Variovorax paradoxus:
GCCGCCTCGAGGCGCTGCGCGCACAGGCGCACTGGCTGGCCGGCCTGGCGCTGCTGCAGCTGGCCACGGGCCTGGGCAACGTGCTGCTCGGCTGGCCGCTGGCCGCGGCCGTGCTCCACACCGGCGGCGCCGCGGCGTTGGCGGTAGCCTTGACCTGGGCGCTGTGCGAAAGCCGCCGCGAAAGCGTTGTCGCTGGATCGGCTGCACCGATTCCGCGCGCCGTCGACAATGCGCGCGGCACCCCCAACCCGAAGAAAGCCACCGCGTGAGCACCCCGATTCCTGTTCAGCACGCCAGCACCGCCAACGTGCTGCGCCAGTTCTACGCGCTCACCAAGCCGCGCGTGGTGCAGCTGATCGTGTTCTGCGCGCTCATCGGCATGGTGCTGGCCGTGCCCGGCCTGCCGTCGTGGGCCGACGTGCAACGCGGCGTGCTGGCCTGCATCGGCATCTGGCTCGTGGCCGGCGCGGCCGCGGCGTTCAACTGCCTGGTCGAGAAGGGCATCGACGCCAAGATGAAGCGCACCGCCTGGCGTCCCACGGCGCGCGGGCAGCTCAGCGACATGCAGGCGCTGGTGTTCTCGGCCCTGCTGTGCGCGGCCGGCTCGGCGCTGCTGTGGTTCACGGTCAACCCGCTCACCATGTGGCTCACCTTCGCCACCTTCGTCGGCTACGCGGTGATCTACACCGTCATCCTGAAGCCGCTGACGCCGCAGAACATCGTGATCGGCGGCGCCTCGGGCGCCATGCCGCCGGTGCTGGGCTGGTCGGCCATGACGGGTGACGTCGGTCCCGAGGCGCTGATCCTGTTCCTCATCATCTTCCTGTGGACGCCGCCGCACTTCTGGGCGCTGGCGCTGTACCGCGTCGAGGACTACCGCAAGGCCGGCCTGCCGATGCTGCCCGTGACGCACGGCAACGAGTTCACGCGGCTGCAGGTGCTGCTGTACACCTTCATTTTGTTCGCGGCCTGCCTGATGCCCTTCATCTACGGCATGAGCGGCTGGCTCTACCTCGCGGTGGCCATCGGCGTGAGCATCGGCTTCACCGGCTATGCCTTCGCGCTGTGGCGCAACTACTCCGACGCATTGGCGCGCAAGACCTTCCGGTTTTCGCTCATCCACCTGAGCGTGCTGTTCGCGGCGCTGCTCATCGACCATTACCTCCGCTGACCGGACCGTCTGCCCATGAACAAGCGCAATGCCCTGAAATCGATCGCCGCCACCGCCGGCTGGGTGGCCGCCTCGGCCACTTTGGGCTTGGGCCTGTCGGCCTGCGGCGAGCAGCAACCGAAGCAGAGCTTCCAGGCGGTCGACATCACGGGCGCCGACTACGCCAAGGACTTTTCGCTCACCGACGCCGACGGCAAGGTGCGCACGCTGGCCGACTTCAAGGGCAAGGCGGTCGTGCTGTTCTTCGGCTATGTCCAGTGCCCCGACGTCTGCCCGACCACCATGACCGAGATGGCGCAGGTCAAGCAGCAGCTCGGCGCCGATGGCAGCAAGCTGCAGGTGCTGTTCGTCACCGTCGATCCGGCGCGCGACACGCCCGAGGTGCTCAAGGCCTACATGGGCGCGTTCGACCCGAGCTTCGTGGCCCTCATCCCCACGCCCGAGCAACTCGTCGCTCTCGCGAAAGACTTCAAGGTCTATTACAAGAAGGTCGATGGCAAGACGCCGACCAGCTACGCGATGGACCACTCGGCCGCGAGCTACATCTACGACCCGCAAGGCCGCCTGCGGCTCTACGCGCGCTACGGCGCGGGCGTGCCGGCCATGGTGTCGGACCTGAAGACGCTGCTCGCTTCCTGAGTCGGGTGTGCAAGCCATGGCATCGGTCGACCATCTGAAGTCGCGCAAGGGCGCGTTCCGCATCGCGCTCATTCCACCCGAGGTGCTGGGCGCGCTGAACGGCGGGCTGCTCGAGACCGTCAACCTCAACGAATTTCTTGCACTCGAACTGCCGCTGCTCGCACGCAGCGTGGCGGGCCATGTCGGCCTCGACGCGGCGCACGAACGGCTGGACGACACGCTCGCCATGCTGGCCGCCTTCAAGCCCATGCAGCGCCACAGCCACATCGCGCGGGCGCTGTACGACATGACCGCCGCGCATGCCGAGCGCGACGCCGTCGCGCACCGGCTGGCCACGCACGCGAGCGACGTTGCGCGCTGCTGGGCGGTGCAGTGGATCACGCTGTCGGACCTGCCGCTCGCAGAGCAGCTCGTCGCCGTGCGCCGCTTCGCCGCCGACCCGCACTTCGGCGTGCGCGAGTTCGCATGGATGGCCGTGCGCGACAGCGTCATCGGCGCGCTCGACGAGGCGCTGGCGCTGCTGCAGCCCTGGGTGGCCGATGCCGATCCGAACGTGCGCCGCTTCGCCAGCGAACTCACGCGCCCGCGCGGCGTGTGGTGCGCGCAGATCGAAGCGCTGAAGGCCGAGCCCTGGCTGGCCCTGCCGCTGCTGGAGCCGCTGCGCGCCGACGGCCACCGCTACGTGCAGAACTCGGTGGCCAACTGGCTCAACGATGCCAGCAAGACGCAGCCTGAATGGGTCGAGACGCTGTGCACGCGCTGGGTGGCCGAGTCGCCGGTTGCCGAGACGCGCTACATCGCGAAGCGGGCGCTGCGCACGCTGACCAAGTCGACGCCCTGACGCCCTGAACGAAAAAAAGCCCGGCACTGCCGGGCTTCTTCGTGGAGGAGGGCGGTCGCTGCGCTTACGCGTACTCGGCCAGCGCCTTCTTCATCTTCTTCATCGCCGCCACTTCGATCTGGCGAATGCGCTCGGCGCTCACGCCGTACACCGCGGCCAGGTCGTGCAGCGTCATGCCGCCCGAACCGTCGTCGTTCACCTTGAGCCAGCGCTCTTCGACGATGCGGCGGCTGCGGTCGTCCAGCGCCTCGAGGGCGGTGGCGATGCCGTCGCTCGACAGGCGGTCGCGCTGCTGCGATTCGAGCAAGGCGGTCGGTTCCTGCGTGGCGTCGGCCAGGTAGGCGATGGGGCCGAAGCCCTCGTCGCCGTCATCGGACGGACCCGGATCGAGCAGCACGTCACCACCCGACAGGCGGGTTTCCATCTCGAGCACTTCCTCGGGCTTCACGTTCAGGCGCGTGGCCATCTGCGAGACCTCGTCGGGGCTCAGCGTTTCCCGGTGCGTGCCGTTGTCGGCCGCGGCCGAGTCGGCCTTGAAACTCTGCTTCATCGAGCGCAGATTGAAGAACAGCTTGCGCTGGGCCTTGGTCGTCGCGACCTTGACCATGCGCCAGTTCTTCAGGATGTACTCGTGGATCTCGGCCTTGATCCAGTGCATGGCGTAGCTCACCAGCCGCACGCCCTGGTCGGGGTCGAAACGCTTCACGGCCTTCATGAGACCGACGTTGCCTTCCTGGATCAGGTCGCCGTGCGGCAGCCCGTAGCCCAGGTACTGGCGGGAAATGGAGACGACCAGGCGCAGGTGCGACAGGATCAGCGCACCGGCAGCTTCGAGGTCGTTCTGGTCGCGCAACTTGCGTGCGAAGCCCTGCTCTTCTTCGAGCGTGAGCAGCGGCAGGCGGTTGGCGGCCGAAATGTAGGCATCCAGGTTACCCAGCGGGGGGACCATCGACCATGGGTTGGCGACGGCCAGCTGGTTGGCAGAGACTCCAGACAGCGTTGTCATCAGGGGAAACTCCTTTGTGGCGGTCATATTAGCACTCGGTTAGAGGGAGTGCTAAGCCAAGGGTTCCCTTGCATTTCTATCGTTGCGATAGCTTTTGTCGCGAATTGCTGGATATTTGTATGCCATTTGGCGTTTTTCAAGTCCGTGCCGCTTGTCCGAGCAGCCAATCCTGGAACGCCAGGATGCGCGGGTCCCGGGCACTGCCTTCCGGGTAGACCAGGTGGTAGGCGTAGCCCGCCGCCATGGGCACGCCGATGTCGAACAGCCGCACCAGCCGGCCCTGGGCGAGGTCGGCGGCGATCATGTCCAGGTCGGCCAGGCCGACCATGCCGCTCTCGGTGACGGCGCGCACCACGTCGCTCGAATCGGCGAAGCCGATGCAGCGGCTGTCGTCGAAGCCCTCGATGCCGGCGGCGGCCATCCACATCGGCCAGTTCGGCCAGACCATGCCGTCGGTCTTCCAGTCGACGTAGCCCAGCGTGTGCTGGAACAGGTCGCGCGGCGTTGCCAGCGGGGGGCCGCTGGCGAGCAGCCTGGGGCTGCAGACCGGCACGATCACGGTGTCGAACAGGCGCTGCGAGCGCGTGCCCGCGTCGTGCCCGTTGCCGAAGCGGATCGCCACGTCGATGTCGTCGGCGTCGAAGTCCCGCAGGGCGTCGGAAATGTCGAAACCCAGCTCCAGCCCCGGGTTCGCGGCGCGGAACTGCGGCAGCCGGGGCAGCAGCCAGTTGGTCGCAAAGCGGGCGCTGGTCGACACGCGCAGCGTCGCCGCCCCGCGCGCCATGCGCCGGGCGCGGCCGGCGGCGCGGCGCAGGGTGTCGAGCGCGTCGGTGGTGGCCTCGAACCACACGGCGCCGGCGGACGTCAGGCGGATGCTGCGGCTGGTGCGCGTGAACAGCACCACGCCCAGCTGGTCTTCGATTTCCTTGATCTGGTGGCTCACGGCCGCCGGCGTCAGCCCGACTTCTTCGGCGCCCGCGTGAAGTTCAGGTGCCGCCCGGCGGCCTCGAAGGTGCGCAGGGCGCGGGTGCCGGGGATCAGTTGGAGGTTCATTGATCTTCAAATGATTTTTGATGATTCTCCAAAAACTATTCGTTTCTCAGAGGGAAGTCAACGCGGGATAGTTCAGGAACTTGATGATCCATCCGCAACGGTCCCCCCTCAGAAGCAACGAAACCATGTCCGCCAGCACCCCTTCTTCTTCCACTTTCGTCGTGCAACGCAACGGTCAGCCCGCACCCGCCGAGGCCCTGGCGTCGCTGGCCTTCGCCGGCCACGCCCATTTCACGGCCATGCAGGTGCGCGGGGGCCGGGTGCGGGGCCTCGACCTCCATCTGGCGCGGCTGCGCTTCGCCTCGCAGACCCTGTTCGGCCAGGCGCTGCCCGACCACACGGTGCGCGCCCATCTGCGGGCCGCGCTCGCGGCCGGCCCGGCGGACCTGTCGCTCACGGCCACCGTCTACTCCCCGGCCGGCGAGTTCACCGTGGCCGACGCGGTGCCCGAGCTGCTGATCCGCACCGGCCCGCCCGCCAACGGCCCCGCAGGCCCGCTGACCCTGGCCGCGATCGAACACGAGCGCTTCCTGCCATCCGTGAAGCACGTCGGCGAAGGCGCCAAGACGCAGCTGCTGCGCCAGGCCGCCGCGCAGGGCTTCGACGACGCGGCCTTCCTCGACCGGCATGGCCGGCTCGGCGAGGCGTCGATCTGGAACCTGGCTTTCTGGGACGGCCAAGGGGTGGTGTGGCCCGAGGCCGAGATCCTCACCGGCACCACGATGGGCATCGTGCGCCGCCAGCTCGATCGCCTCGGCGTTCCGCAGCGCAGCCAGGTACTGCGGATGACCGACCTGCCCACGCTGGCCGGCGCCGTGGTCATGAACTCGTGGACGCCGGGCGTGGCGGTGCACCGCATCAGCGACGTGGCGTTGCCGGCAGCGCCGGCTTTCGTGGAGCTGCTGCACCGGGCTATGAGGCCGAGCCGTTCGTGTCGCCTTGAATGGACCCTTGTGCTCGGGCGCTGCGCGCCGCATCAGAGAACGCGAGGGAAGCCATCCCTCTCAGAGGCCGCTGTTTTGTTTACCAGCGGATGCCGAGCTTCAGGAACAGCTTCGACAGCACGAACAGCGGGCCGACCCAGAGGTACTGGATGTCCTCGAAGAACGACGGCTTCTTGCCTTCGATCTTGTGACCGACGAACTGGAAGATCCACGCCACCACGAAGATCGCCGCCGACACCGGCAGCACCGCGGCGCCCATCGCATGCACCGCCACCAGCGCCAGCACCGTGAGCGCGAGCATGGTGGCGAGGAAGGCCGGCGAGCGCAGCAGCGCGTAGTACACGAGGCTGGCCGCCACGAAGGCGTAGGCCACCCACGGATGGATCGCGAACAGCAGCCCGACGATGCTCAGCATGATCGCGGGAATGGCCACGAAGTGGATCAGCTCGTTGGTCGGATGGCGGTGGCTCTCCTCGTAGTGGGCGAGCAGGCGGTCGACCTTGCGCTCGCTGGTGGCGAGCGGGGCGGCGGCGGTGTGGGTCATGGCAGGTCTCCGGGGCGCCGTGCGTTGCGGCAGGACTTCCATGGTGCCCACGGCGCGGCACCATGGCAAGTAGCGCTGTCCCGGCGCCATGACTAAGGGCACTGTCGCCCGGGGCTTGCGCCGCTAAGATCAAATCCGTGGCCTCTTTCGACTCCCCCTCCGCACCCCCGCTGCCCCTCACCGACACCGGTGCGCCCGCGGGCGTGTCCGGCGCGATCCTGGTGGTGGACGATCACGACCTGCTGCGCCTGGGCGTGAGCGCGCTGGTGCAGGCCCAGGCCGCCACCTCGGGCGCGCGCATCTCGGTGTTCGAGGCCGGCAACATCGCTGACGCGCTCGCGCTCTACGCAGCGAACGAGGCGGCCATCGGTCTCGTGCTGCTCGACCTCGCGCTGCCCGACACGCACGGGCTCAGCGGCCTGGCCGAGTTCCGGCTGCGCTTTCCGGCGGCGCGCGTCGTCGTGCTCTCGGGCACCGCCAACAGCACGCTGGCGCAGGGCGCGCTCGCACTCGGTGCCAGTGCCTTCCTGCCGAAGTCCGCCGACCTGAAGGAGATGGTGGGCTTCATCCGCGCGTGCGGCCTGTTCGAGGCCGACGGCACGCCGCCGCAGCCGTTGCCGCCCGCGGCGCTGCCCAAGTCGCTCTCGGGCTATGCGGAGTTCGCGCATGCCAGCGCCTGGCAGGAACTCACGCCGCGCCAGATGCAGGTGCTGCAGTGGGTGCTCGAAGGCAAGGCGAACAAGGAGATCGCACAACTGGCCAACCTGAGCGAAGGCACGGTGAAGAACCATGTCTCGACCATCCTCCTGCTGTTCGGCATGCGCTCGCGCGCCCAGCTGATCAGCATGCTGCGTTGAGCGGCGCCACGCTGGCGGGCCGCGGCGATGCCGCTGCCGGCCAGCTGCTGAGCCAGCGCGTGCTGCGCGAGCACGTCGGCTCGGTCTACGACACCTACGGTATTTCCACGCTGACCCACCTGGGCTTCGTGATCGTGTTCGGCTGCATCATCTACTCGCAGCTCAGCGACGCACGCCTGCTGTTCTGGATGGCGGCGCTGGTGGCGGTCGACATCTACATCTTCTTCACGCCGCGCTGGACATCCGCCCGCCCGCCCTCGGAGAGCCCGTACTGGGCGCGCAAGATCTCGCGCATGGTCACGCTGGTCAGCATGATCACGGCGGTGGTGCCCTGGTTCATCGTGCCGCACGAGAACATGCCCATGACCTCGCTGTTGATGGCCGTGATCGTCGGCAGTTGCGCGCGCGCCGCGCAGTCGCTGTGGCCGCTCAAGCCCGCGCTGTTCGGCTACACGCTGCCCATGTCGCTGGGCATGATCATCGCGCTGGCCTGGCAAGGCGACGGCCTGCACCTGTTCCTGGCCGCAGCCGGCTCGGCCTACTTGATGCTCACGCTGCACGCCGGCGTGCGCCAGCACCGGCTGCTGACCGACTCGCTCATGCTGCGTTTCGAGAACGAGGCACTGGCCGCACGCCTGGGCGAGCAGATCGCCGCCACCGAACGCGCCAGCGAAGAAAAGACCCGCTTCCTCGGCGCCGCCAGCCACGACCTGCGCCAGCCGCTGCACGCCATCGCGCTGTTCGGCGCCGCGCTCGAGAACGAACTGCGCGGCCGTCCCGAGAGCCGCAACGCCGAGCGCCTGATGCGCGCCGTGAACGCGCTGGGCGCATCGCTCGACACCATGCTCGATGTGTCCCGGCTCGACGCGGGCGTCATCACGCCGTCGCCGCAGCCGGTCGAGCTCGATGCGCTGTTCCTGCCGCTCAACCACACCTTCTCGGCGCAGGCCGAGCAGAAGGAGCTGCAGCTGCGCGTGCGCGCCAGCGGCCTGTGGGTGCGCAGCGATCCGCAGCTGCTGCACCGCATGCTGTCCAACCTGATGGACAACGCCCTGAAGTACACCGTGCAGGGCGGCGTGACCGTCACGGCGCGCGACCGTGGCGACACCGTGTGGATCGAGGTGCGCGACACCGGCATCGGCATCGCGCCCGAGCAGTCGCACCGCATCTTCGAAGAGTTCTATCAAATCGATAACCCGGGCCGCGACCGTGCGCGCGGGCTGGGCATCGGCCTGTCGATCGTGCGTCGCCTGTCGCGGCTCCTGGGCCACCCGGTGCAGATGCATTCGCGTCCGGGCCGGGGCACGCACTTCCGCGTCGTGCTGCCGACCGTGCCGCCGCAGGTCAGCGCGCTCGTGGGTCCGTTCCCGGCCGGCAGCGTCGAGCTGGCTGCGCGCCGCCGCGCCGCCACGCTGCCCGGTCGCGTGCTGCTGATGGACGACGAACTCGAAATCCGAGAAGCCATGACCGGCCTGCTGCGCTCGCACGCGATCGACGCACACGCCGTCGCCGACGAAGCTGCCGCGGCCGATGCGCTGCACCAGGCCCGCGCCGAGGGCCGGCCCTTTGGCCTCTTGATGTGCGACTACCGCCTGGCCGACGGCGTCGACGGCCTCGACGCCGGCCTGCGCCTGAGACGGCACGCGGGCACCGAGCTGCCGCTGCTGCTGATCACCGGCGAGACCTCGCCCGACCGTCTGCAGCGCGTGCGTGAGTCGGGCGTGCCGGTGCTGTTCAAGCCCGTGGCGCCCGACGCGCTGCTGCAGGCCATGGCCGAGCTGGTGCCGACACCGTAGCGTTTCGCACACAGCCTGCGGCTGAAAGTGAATACGTTGTAGTTCATTGCGTACCGATCGGTTCCGATGGGCACAGGTGCAATGACTTTTGGCACTGCCGGGCTTTCGCTTCCCGTCGTAATTTCGGTTCTCAGGGAAGCGAAATCAGGGGTATTGCAGGCGTCGACCACCGGTGCCTTCGCACACGAAGAGCGACGCCGCACAGGCCACACGCAGGGGGAATACAAGGGAGAAATAAGAAAGACAGGGAGCTGACGGCCTCCGGCGAAAGCCGGGGGCCGTTTTTTTTATCCGAAGCGAAAAGCGAAAGCTTCTTCGCTCAGCCCAGCAGTGCTTGCGCGAACTCGCGGGCGTTGAAGGTCTCGAGGTCTTCGAGCTTTTCGCCCACGCCGATGAAGTACACCGGAATGGGCCGCTCACGCGCGATGGCGCACAGCACGCCGCCCTTGGCGGTGCCGTCGAGCTTGGTCACGATGAGGCCCGTGAGGCCCAGCGTTTCGTCGAAGGCCCTGACCTGCGCGAGCGCGTTCTGGCCGGTGTTGCCGTCGATCACCAGCAGCACCTCGTGCGGCGCGGTGGCGTCGGCCTTGGTGACGACGCGCTTGATCTTCTTCAACTCGTCCATCAGGTGCAGCTGCGTCGGCAGGCGGCCCGCCGTGTCGACCAGCACCACGTCCTTGCCGCGCGCCTTGCCGGCGTTCACGGCATCGAAGCTCACGGCCGACGGATCGCCGCCTTCGTTGCTGACGATCTCGACGGTGTTGCGGTCGGCCCAGACCAGCAACTGCTCGCGCGCCGCGGCGCGGAAGGTGTCGGCCGCGGCCAGCAGCACCGAGGCGCCTTCGGTGGCCAGGTGCTTGGTGAGCTTGCCGATGGAGGTGGTCTTGCCCGCGCCGTTGACGCCGGCCACCATGATCACGGTGGGCGTGTACTCGCCGATGACCAGCGGCTTCTCGAGCGGCTTGAGCAGGTCGGTGACGGCATCGGCCAGCAGCAGCTTGACCTGCGCGGCGTCGGTGGCCATCTGGCGCTTGACGCGCACCTTCAGGTCGTCGAGCAGGTACTCGGTGGCCTTGACGCCGGTGTCGGCCATCAGGAGCGCCGATTCGAGTTCTTCATACAGCGCGTCGTCGATCTGCGCATTGACGAACACGGCCTGGATGCCGGTGCCGGTCTTGCGCAGGCCGGTCTTGAGCTTGTCGAACCAGCTCTTGCGTTCGGTGGCGATAGCGGGCGGCTCGACAACAACGGCGACAGGTGCGGGAGGCGGTGCGGGCACGGGCGCCGGAGGGGGCGGCGGTGCGATGACGGGTGCGGGAGCAGGTGCCGGAACGGGTACTGGCGCAGGGATCGGCGCCGGTGCGGCGACTGGAACTGGCGCGGGCGTCGGCACAGGCAGCGACGCGGGCGCTGGTGCCACCACGGGCGCCGGAGCAACTGCAGGCGCGGCAGGCGTCGGCTCGGGAATCGGTGCGGGTGTGGGGGGCGGCGCAGGAACAGGCGCAGGCGCTTCCGCCGTCGGCTTCGACCCGAACCAGCTCGACGGCGAGAACACCGAGCGTGCCGGTGCGGCTTCCGCGGCCGGGGGCGGCGCGGGTTCGGTGGTCGGCGGCGGGGCCGGTGTCACCTGGGCATCGGCAGGTGGTTTTTTCTTGAAGAAACTGAACATCGGGAGCTTTTTACAATCCGACCCATTCTATGAAACACCTCTCGCCACGCCGCGCTGCGTCTGGTGCGGTGCTGGCCCTGGCGCTTTCGGCGCTGTGGACCGTGCCCGCGCTGGCCCAGTCCACCCCCGCTTCCGCCGCGTCGGCCTCCGCCGCCGCGGCCCCGGGCCCCCAGCAATTCACCCTCGCCAACGGCATGACCGTGATCGTGCAGCCCGACCGGCGCTCGCCGACCGCGGTGCAGATGGTCTGGGTGCGAGTCGGCTCCATGGACGAGGTCGATGGCACCACCGGCGTGGCGCACG
This window harbors:
- the cyoE gene encoding heme o synthase is translated as MSTPIPVQHASTANVLRQFYALTKPRVVQLIVFCALIGMVLAVPGLPSWADVQRGVLACIGIWLVAGAAAAFNCLVEKGIDAKMKRTAWRPTARGQLSDMQALVFSALLCAAGSALLWFTVNPLTMWLTFATFVGYAVIYTVILKPLTPQNIVIGGASGAMPPVLGWSAMTGDVGPEALILFLIIFLWTPPHFWALALYRVEDYRKAGLPMLPVTHGNEFTRLQVLLYTFILFAACLMPFIYGMSGWLYLAVAIGVSIGFTGYAFALWRNYSDALARKTFRFSLIHLSVLFAALLIDHYLR
- a CDS encoding SCO family protein, giving the protein MNKRNALKSIAATAGWVAASATLGLGLSACGEQQPKQSFQAVDITGADYAKDFSLTDADGKVRTLADFKGKAVVLFFGYVQCPDVCPTTMTEMAQVKQQLGADGSKLQVLFVTVDPARDTPEVLKAYMGAFDPSFVALIPTPEQLVALAKDFKVYYKKVDGKTPTSYAMDHSAASYIYDPQGRLRLYARYGAGVPAMVSDLKTLLAS
- a CDS encoding DNA alkylation repair protein; this translates as MASVDHLKSRKGAFRIALIPPEVLGALNGGLLETVNLNEFLALELPLLARSVAGHVGLDAAHERLDDTLAMLAAFKPMQRHSHIARALYDMTAAHAERDAVAHRLATHASDVARCWAVQWITLSDLPLAEQLVAVRRFAADPHFGVREFAWMAVRDSVIGALDEALALLQPWVADADPNVRRFASELTRPRGVWCAQIEALKAEPWLALPLLEPLRADGHRYVQNSVANWLNDASKTQPEWVETLCTRWVAESPVAETRYIAKRALRTLTKSTP
- the rpoH gene encoding RNA polymerase sigma factor RpoH, which produces MTTLSGVSANQLAVANPWSMVPPLGNLDAYISAANRLPLLTLEEEQGFARKLRDQNDLEAAGALILSHLRLVVSISRQYLGYGLPHGDLIQEGNVGLMKAVKRFDPDQGVRLVSYAMHWIKAEIHEYILKNWRMVKVATTKAQRKLFFNLRSMKQSFKADSAAADNGTHRETLSPDEVSQMATRLNVKPEEVLEMETRLSGGDVLLDPGPSDDGDEGFGPIAYLADATQEPTALLESQQRDRLSSDGIATALEALDDRSRRIVEERWLKVNDDGSGGMTLHDLAAVYGVSAERIRQIEVAAMKKMKKALAEYA
- a CDS encoding DUF962 domain-containing protein, with the translated sequence MTHTAAAPLATSERKVDRLLAHYEESHRHPTNELIHFVAIPAIMLSIVGLLFAIHPWVAYAFVAASLVYYALLRSPAFLATMLALTVLALVAVHAMGAAVLPVSAAIFVVAWIFQFVGHKIEGKKPSFFEDIQYLWVGPLFVLSKLFLKLGIRW
- a CDS encoding response regulator transcription factor; translation: MASFDSPSAPPLPLTDTGAPAGVSGAILVVDDHDLLRLGVSALVQAQAATSGARISVFEAGNIADALALYAANEAAIGLVLLDLALPDTHGLSGLAEFRLRFPAARVVVLSGTANSTLAQGALALGASAFLPKSADLKEMVGFIRACGLFEADGTPPQPLPPAALPKSLSGYAEFAHASAWQELTPRQMQVLQWVLEGKANKEIAQLANLSEGTVKNHVSTILLLFGMRSRAQLISMLR
- a CDS encoding hybrid sensor histidine kinase/response regulator, yielding MSGATLAGRGDAAAGQLLSQRVLREHVGSVYDTYGISTLTHLGFVIVFGCIIYSQLSDARLLFWMAALVAVDIYIFFTPRWTSARPPSESPYWARKISRMVTLVSMITAVVPWFIVPHENMPMTSLLMAVIVGSCARAAQSLWPLKPALFGYTLPMSLGMIIALAWQGDGLHLFLAAAGSAYLMLTLHAGVRQHRLLTDSLMLRFENEALAARLGEQIAATERASEEKTRFLGAASHDLRQPLHAIALFGAALENELRGRPESRNAERLMRAVNALGASLDTMLDVSRLDAGVITPSPQPVELDALFLPLNHTFSAQAEQKELQLRVRASGLWVRSDPQLLHRMLSNLMDNALKYTVQGGVTVTARDRGDTVWIEVRDTGIGIAPEQSHRIFEEFYQIDNPGRDRARGLGIGLSIVRRLSRLLGHPVQMHSRPGRGTHFRVVLPTVPPQVSALVGPFPAGSVELAARRRAATLPGRVLLMDDELEIREAMTGLLRSHAIDAHAVADEAAAADALHQARAEGRPFGLLMCDYRLADGVDGLDAGLRLRRHAGTELPLLLITGETSPDRLQRVRESGVPVLFKPVAPDALLQAMAELVPTP
- the ftsY gene encoding signal recognition particle-docking protein FtsY; this encodes MFSFFKKKPPADAQVTPAPPPTTEPAPPPAAEAAPARSVFSPSSWFGSKPTAEAPAPVPAPPPTPAPIPEPTPAAPAVAPAPVVAPAPASLPVPTPAPVPVAAPAPIPAPVPVPAPAPAPVIAPPPPPAPVPAPPPAPVAVVVEPPAIATERKSWFDKLKTGLRKTGTGIQAVFVNAQIDDALYEELESALLMADTGVKATEYLLDDLKVRVKRQMATDAAQVKLLLADAVTDLLKPLEKPLVIGEYTPTVIMVAGVNGAGKTTSIGKLTKHLATEGASVLLAAADTFRAAAREQLLVWADRNTVEIVSNEGGDPSAVSFDAVNAGKARGKDVVLVDTAGRLPTQLHLMDELKKIKRVVTKADATAPHEVLLVIDGNTGQNALAQVRAFDETLGLTGLIVTKLDGTAKGGVLCAIARERPIPVYFIGVGEKLEDLETFNAREFAQALLG